From the Deltaproteobacteria bacterium genome, one window contains:
- a CDS encoding PqqD family peptide modification chaperone, whose translation MPATQAAAPKLRADVKLTASSSPEGDELAAVLNDPVRQLDLALNPLQYTIAQALDGSHTISEIAGLLSREFEVDVEAEDVAAFVDELERELWLQSPAAEEAIAALRAERIQRIAGAWKGVFDEKLAQAYDPAGVMRHAGERLATLLPLHTGQRLLDLAAGTGCVSLPVARLAEPGSHLTSVDISVEMLGKLKQRKQGATLIASPAPVKGNAYELPFADRTFDLATCGIAIPFFPHVEGALREVRRVLKTGGRLGISTISEGSYGPVAEQVTALISEHAGEFPYPSEESTISPADVAKLFELAEFSSVEVTTEKATFLMADEEAYWNGVFWQIGAGEWIRTLPEATIAEIKATCFRLLAPLREERGIPVPLCLTYVLGTRAA comes from the coding sequence ATGCCTGCCACGCAAGCGGCCGCACCCAAGCTCCGAGCCGACGTCAAGCTGACTGCCTCTTCGAGTCCCGAGGGCGACGAGCTGGCGGCGGTCCTCAACGACCCCGTGCGCCAGCTCGACCTGGCGCTGAACCCGCTGCAGTACACGATCGCCCAGGCCCTCGACGGCTCGCACACCATCTCGGAGATCGCGGGCCTCCTCTCCCGCGAGTTCGAGGTGGACGTCGAGGCCGAGGACGTCGCGGCCTTCGTCGACGAGCTCGAGCGCGAGCTCTGGCTGCAATCTCCCGCGGCGGAAGAGGCCATCGCCGCGTTGCGCGCGGAGCGCATCCAGCGCATCGCGGGGGCGTGGAAGGGCGTTTTCGACGAGAAGCTCGCCCAGGCCTACGACCCGGCGGGGGTGATGCGGCACGCCGGGGAGCGCCTGGCGACCCTCCTTCCCCTCCACACCGGACAGCGTTTGCTCGACCTGGCGGCCGGCACCGGCTGCGTGTCGCTCCCCGTGGCGCGCCTCGCAGAGCCTGGCTCGCACCTCACCTCGGTCGACATCTCGGTCGAGATGCTCGGCAAGCTGAAGCAGCGCAAGCAGGGCGCGACGCTCATCGCCTCGCCCGCGCCGGTAAAGGGCAACGCCTACGAGCTCCCGTTCGCCGACCGCACCTTCGACCTCGCGACCTGCGGGATCGCCATTCCGTTCTTCCCCCACGTCGAGGGCGCGCTGCGGGAGGTCCGCCGCGTGCTCAAGACGGGCGGCCGACTCGGCATCTCCACCATCAGCGAGGGCTCGTACGGCCCGGTGGCCGAGCAGGTGACGGCGCTCATCAGCGAGCACGCGGGGGAATTCCCTTATCCGAGCGAGGAATCGACGATCAGCCCCGCCGACGTGGCGAAGCTCTTCGAGCTGGCGGAGTTCTCCAGCGTCGAGGTGACGACGGAGAAAGCGACCTTCCTCATGGCCGACGAGGAGGCGTACTGGAACGGCGTCTTCTGGCAGATCGGAGCGGGGGAGTGGATCCGCACGCTCCCCGAAGCCACGATCGCCGAGATCAAGGCTACCTGCTTTCGCCTGCTCGCCCCGCTGCGCGAAGAGAGGGGCATCCCCGTCCCGCTCTGCTTGACCTACGTGCTGGGCACGCGCGCCGCTTGA
- a CDS encoding NAD-dependent epimerase/dehydratase family protein — protein MKVLVIGGTRFLGHYAAETLARRGHEVLVFHRGMHREASCEGGPGAPEHIHADRHDRAALDAAVARVEAVVDIDARNDENSRALVELAQGRVSRVVFVSSVHVYQGLDEEPTQPVPFREETSLLRSELLYPYRGMGAGMDDFDALLLERGARAALTDAATSVVALRMPQIYGPRDYFAREYPWIRAAQDGRSVLLMGTGLSWLVQRVWVRDAALATALAVETASTGFRAFNVGEWEVATTKQLAQAVGEVLGHRFEVAAVPDEILPPHLAWLGHKAQHQWADTSAFRRWSGFQELGPASDALRETVAWHVEHPPSEETWPAPDYAAEDEILQLLREG, from the coding sequence ATGAAGGTCCTGGTGATCGGCGGAACCCGCTTCCTTGGCCATTACGCCGCGGAGACGCTCGCTCGGCGCGGACACGAGGTCCTGGTGTTCCACCGCGGCATGCACCGCGAGGCCTCGTGCGAGGGAGGACCGGGGGCCCCGGAGCACATCCACGCCGACCGGCACGACCGCGCCGCGCTCGACGCGGCTGTCGCGCGGGTCGAGGCCGTCGTGGACATCGACGCGCGCAACGACGAGAACAGCCGCGCGCTGGTGGAGCTGGCCCAGGGGCGCGTCTCGCGCGTGGTGTTCGTCTCGAGCGTCCACGTCTACCAGGGGCTCGACGAGGAGCCGACCCAGCCGGTCCCCTTTCGCGAGGAGACCTCCCTCCTGCGCAGCGAGCTGCTCTACCCCTATCGCGGGATGGGCGCGGGGATGGACGACTTCGACGCGCTCCTGCTCGAACGCGGGGCGCGCGCAGCGCTGACCGACGCGGCGACCTCCGTCGTCGCCCTGCGCATGCCGCAGATCTACGGGCCGCGGGACTACTTCGCCCGCGAGTACCCCTGGATTCGCGCCGCCCAGGACGGAAGGAGCGTGCTGCTCATGGGGACCGGCCTGAGCTGGCTCGTGCAGCGCGTCTGGGTCCGCGACGCGGCGCTGGCCACGGCGCTGGCGGTGGAGACGGCGAGCACTGGCTTTCGGGCCTTCAACGTGGGCGAATGGGAGGTCGCCACGACCAAGCAACTGGCGCAGGCCGTAGGAGAGGTGCTCGGTCACCGCTTCGAGGTCGCCGCGGTCCCCGACGAGATCTTGCCCCCGCACCTGGCGTGGCTCGGCCACAAGGCCCAGCACCAGTGGGCGGACACGTCCGCGTTTCGCCGCTGGTCCGGCTTCCAGGAGCTCGGTCCAGCAAGCGATGCGCTGCGGGAAACCGTCGCGTGGCACGTCGAGCACCCGCCGTCCGAGGAAACGTGGCCGGCACCGGACTACGCGGCCGAAGACGAGATCCTGCAGCTCCTGCGCGAGGGGTAG
- a CDS encoding phenylacetate--CoA ligase family protein yields MHRSQSGVLRADLRLTCDGDPADESSTWALYDPITLRSFEVPSLQAQVLRALEEGRSQREIAAELAADDDPEAAEAMLGEYLASLDDLALLRGERSADEIRRLQREARRRELKEDQRAALGSMLARVTRVIPYYQDTLAPLGPEEQDHAIDRLPILSKDTLRAEFPRFLPSAEVISAMGSDAAWGSTSGTTGDRLQVVSSSAYSIDAWNRIYNFNAQVVRSLRKDRELRAARLTSPICSGTECHVGRSVPYEERADDGELLLETSMNILGDLDDMFENMLKELHQFEPDYLIVNPSYLAAFARYIVRHGATVPRISFVVTTYELLSRVHRKLIQTALSCPVWAGYASSESGPIAMECEHGRIHVSERDTLAEVRTNGRAATAGETGRLVLTTLNKPLTPLLRYDSQDLVTVAPPCDCGRSETDVFASLEGRLKDVVFSGAGLPVTPNQVDEAFFRAETSICFYSLVQRGPRLFTANVVAEEGFDKPMRDRLTDSLHSLLGSDVRINVEARHELRPEVSGKFRLAYQENPTGLSELFLP; encoded by the coding sequence ATGCATCGCAGCCAGAGTGGCGTTCTGAGGGCTGACCTGCGTCTGACCTGCGACGGAGACCCCGCGGACGAATCGTCGACCTGGGCGCTCTACGATCCCATCACGCTCCGCTCGTTCGAGGTCCCCTCGCTCCAGGCGCAGGTCCTGCGCGCGCTGGAAGAGGGACGCTCGCAGCGCGAGATCGCCGCGGAGCTGGCGGCGGACGACGACCCGGAGGCGGCCGAAGCGATGCTCGGCGAGTACCTCGCCTCTCTCGACGACCTAGCGTTGCTCCGCGGAGAACGGAGCGCCGACGAGATCCGCCGCCTGCAGCGAGAGGCCCGCCGCAGGGAGCTCAAGGAAGACCAGCGAGCGGCCCTCGGCTCCATGCTCGCGCGCGTAACCCGCGTCATCCCCTACTACCAGGACACGCTGGCGCCCCTCGGTCCCGAGGAGCAGGACCACGCGATCGATCGCCTGCCGATCCTCTCCAAGGACACCCTGCGAGCGGAGTTCCCCCGCTTCCTCCCGTCGGCCGAGGTCATCAGCGCGATGGGGAGCGACGCGGCGTGGGGCTCCACCTCGGGGACGACGGGCGACCGCCTCCAGGTGGTGTCGAGCAGCGCCTACAGCATCGACGCCTGGAACCGGATCTACAACTTCAACGCCCAGGTCGTGCGCTCGCTGCGGAAGGACCGGGAGCTGCGCGCGGCGCGGCTCACCTCTCCCATCTGCTCCGGGACCGAGTGCCACGTCGGGCGCTCGGTGCCCTACGAGGAGCGGGCGGACGACGGTGAGCTGCTCCTCGAGACGAGCATGAACATCCTGGGCGACCTGGATGACATGTTCGAGAACATGCTGAAGGAGCTGCACCAGTTCGAGCCCGACTACCTGATCGTGAATCCAAGCTATCTCGCCGCCTTCGCGCGCTACATCGTGCGCCACGGCGCGACGGTGCCGCGGATCAGCTTCGTGGTCACTACCTACGAACTGCTCAGTCGCGTCCACCGCAAGCTGATCCAGACCGCCCTTTCCTGCCCCGTCTGGGCGGGCTACGCCTCCTCCGAGAGCGGCCCCATCGCGATGGAGTGCGAGCACGGACGGATTCACGTGAGCGAGCGGGACACGCTGGCGGAGGTCAGGACGAACGGCCGCGCCGCGACGGCGGGGGAGACGGGGCGTCTGGTGCTCACCACCTTGAACAAGCCGCTCACGCCGCTGCTGCGCTACGACTCGCAAGACCTCGTGACCGTCGCCCCTCCCTGCGACTGCGGACGCTCCGAGACGGACGTGTTCGCGAGCCTCGAAGGTCGCCTGAAGGACGTGGTCTTCAGCGGTGCCGGTCTGCCCGTCACCCCGAATCAGGTGGACGAAGCCTTCTTTCGCGCCGAAACGAGCATTTGCTTCTATTCGCTGGTGCAGCGAGGGCCGCGCCTCTTCACGGCCAACGTGGTGGCGGAGGAGGGTTTCGACAAGCCCATGCGCGACCGCCTGACGGATTCCCTGCATTCGCTCCTGGGCAGCGACGTGCGGATCAACGTGGAGGCGCGGCACGAGCTGCGGCCCGAGGTTTCGGGGAAGTTCAGGCTCGCTTACCAGGAGAACCCGACCGGTTTGAGCGAGCTCTTCCTTCCCTGA
- a CDS encoding cysteine desulfurase: protein MALDVRELRQEFPALDRMVGGNPITYLDSAATTLKPRAVIDAVVGYMSRYSGNIHRGKHLFSEEASEAFEGAREAVAQFVNARVEEVVFVHGTTEAINLVADGLCLARDENVVGSILEHHSNILPWRARCEYRAAPLTAAGIPDVAAAEALIDARTRALTVTLCSNVTGVVIPIDAWVALARRHDLPILVDAAQAAPHRRLDLRALDCDFLVFSGHKMLGPTGVGVLCGKKERLAALTPRNLGGGTVSLVRNDMSYELRELPWRLEPGTPDIAAVIGLKAAVRFLEDLGRDELEEHDATMAACLATHLGAVPDLAVYAPARELPRAGIASMWDASGTMAPDYLARVLSDTFGIMVRGGHHCAHPLHDLINPRGSVRASTYLYTTEEEVERLAGALRRVIGSRRT from the coding sequence ATGGCGCTAGACGTGCGCGAGCTGCGACAGGAGTTCCCGGCCCTCGACCGGATGGTGGGAGGCAACCCCATCACCTATCTCGACAGCGCCGCGACGACGCTCAAACCGCGAGCCGTCATCGACGCGGTTGTGGGATACATGTCCCGTTACAGCGGAAACATCCACCGCGGCAAGCACCTCTTCTCCGAGGAGGCGTCGGAGGCCTTCGAGGGGGCACGAGAGGCCGTGGCGCAGTTCGTCAACGCCCGCGTCGAGGAGGTCGTCTTCGTCCACGGCACGACGGAGGCCATCAATCTGGTGGCGGACGGGCTCTGCTTGGCGCGCGACGAGAACGTCGTCGGATCGATCCTCGAGCATCACTCCAACATCCTCCCCTGGCGCGCGCGTTGCGAGTACCGGGCTGCGCCGCTGACCGCGGCCGGGATTCCGGACGTCGCGGCTGCCGAGGCGCTCATCGACGCACGGACCCGCGCCCTGACCGTCACGCTCTGCTCGAACGTCACGGGCGTCGTGATCCCCATCGACGCCTGGGTCGCGCTGGCACGCCGACACGACCTGCCCATACTCGTCGACGCTGCGCAGGCCGCCCCCCACCGGCGCCTCGACCTCCGAGCTCTCGACTGCGACTTCCTGGTCTTCTCGGGGCACAAGATGCTCGGCCCCACCGGCGTCGGGGTGCTCTGCGGCAAGAAGGAACGGCTCGCCGCGCTCACGCCGCGCAACCTGGGGGGCGGCACGGTGTCCCTCGTGCGCAACGACATGTCCTACGAGCTCCGCGAGCTGCCGTGGCGCCTCGAGCCCGGCACCCCCGACATCGCGGCGGTGATCGGGCTCAAGGCGGCCGTGCGTTTTCTCGAGGACCTCGGTCGGGACGAGCTGGAAGAGCACGATGCGACCATGGCCGCCTGCCTCGCCACCCATCTCGGCGCCGTGCCCGACCTCGCGGTCTATGCGCCCGCGCGCGAGCTCCCGCGAGCCGGCATCGCCTCCATGTGGGATGCCTCGGGGACCATGGCCCCGGATTATCTGGCCCGGGTGCTCAGCGACACGTTCGGCATCATGGTTCGCGGCGGACACCACTGCGCCCACCCGCTGCACGACCTGATAAACCCCCGCGGCTCGGTGCGCGCCTCCACCTATCTCTATACGACGGAGGAAGAGGTGGAGCGCCTCGCCGGAGCCCTGCGCCGCGTGATCGGGTCGCGGCGCACCTGA
- a CDS encoding TldD/PmbA family protein — MRQGATYAEARVIRRTTEGVAVLDRVVQPVRSNADLGFGVRVLVNGAWGFAASQLVTPDEVERVARLAVSGGRVAAAFRERPVEFRPAKACRAQWKTPIEIDPLSVSQKEKVELLLSYQELAFREPCVTNMMFDVYSVREERHFASSESCYVDQELYYVWPSFLLVSIDEETGEPIQRASDTHAAAKGWEHVQELDIPGHIEHLTAQLKEKLSASPVEPRRRALVLDSSNLQLTLHETIGHAVELDLALGGDAQSASATYCTLDRLDTLRLGSKLVNVTADRSTPGALSTCGFDDEGYPTETFSVVREGLFVGYATSASHALEARGQRPRGCAYAATWADVPMLRVPNLTLAAGPDPVSVEDLIAATDDGIYLAGAGSFSIDEQRGNGQFGGQVAWEIKRGKLTRMLRDVGYRCSSLEFWNSCTVLGGPATWTMGGTLMCGKGDPAQYCPSGHGAPAARFDNIDVFNTRAE; from the coding sequence ATGCGGCAAGGCGCGACCTACGCCGAAGCCCGCGTCATCCGCCGCACGACCGAGGGGGTCGCGGTCCTGGACCGCGTCGTGCAGCCCGTGCGGTCGAACGCGGATCTCGGCTTCGGCGTGCGGGTGCTCGTCAACGGCGCCTGGGGTTTCGCCGCCAGTCAACTCGTCACGCCCGACGAGGTCGAGCGGGTAGCGCGTCTCGCCGTGAGCGGTGGACGCGTCGCTGCGGCCTTCCGCGAGCGGCCGGTGGAGTTCCGCCCGGCCAAGGCCTGCCGCGCGCAGTGGAAGACCCCGATCGAGATCGACCCGCTCAGCGTCTCGCAGAAGGAGAAGGTGGAGCTGCTGCTCTCCTATCAGGAGCTTGCCTTCCGGGAGCCCTGCGTGACCAACATGATGTTCGACGTCTACTCGGTGCGCGAGGAGCGGCACTTCGCGTCGAGCGAAAGCTGCTACGTCGACCAGGAGCTCTACTACGTCTGGCCGAGCTTCCTGCTCGTCTCCATCGACGAGGAGACGGGCGAGCCGATACAGCGGGCCTCGGATACCCACGCCGCCGCGAAGGGCTGGGAGCACGTGCAAGAGCTCGACATCCCCGGTCACATCGAGCACCTGACCGCGCAGCTGAAGGAGAAGCTCTCCGCCTCGCCGGTCGAGCCTCGGCGGAGGGCGCTGGTCCTCGACTCCTCGAACCTTCAGCTCACGCTGCACGAGACGATCGGCCACGCCGTCGAGCTCGACCTCGCTCTCGGTGGTGACGCGCAGAGCGCCAGCGCGACCTATTGCACGCTCGACCGCCTCGACACGCTGCGACTCGGGAGCAAGCTGGTCAACGTCACCGCGGACCGCTCGACCCCCGGCGCCCTCTCGACCTGCGGCTTCGACGACGAAGGCTACCCGACCGAGACCTTCAGCGTCGTACGCGAGGGGCTCTTCGTGGGCTACGCCACCTCCGCGAGCCACGCGCTCGAAGCGCGCGGACAACGGCCCCGCGGCTGCGCCTATGCGGCTACGTGGGCCGACGTCCCCATGCTGCGGGTGCCCAACCTCACCCTCGCCGCCGGACCCGACCCGGTGAGCGTCGAGGACCTCATCGCCGCCACCGACGACGGCATCTACCTCGCGGGTGCCGGCTCCTTCAGCATCGACGAGCAGCGCGGCAACGGGCAGTTCGGCGGCCAGGTGGCGTGGGAGATCAAGCGGGGGAAGCTCACGCGCATGCTGCGCGACGTAGGTTACCGCTGCAGCTCGCTCGAGTTCTGGAACAGCTGCACCGTGCTCGGTGGGCCGGCCACCTGGACCATGGGCGGCACGCTGATGTGCGGTAAGGGGGACCCCGCGCAGTACTGCCCCTCCGGGCACGGCGCCCCTGCCGCGCGTTTCGACAACATCGATGTGTTCAACACGCGAGCCGAGTGA